One Mycolicibacterium goodii genomic region harbors:
- a CDS encoding class I SAM-dependent methyltransferase, translating to MLTVDFDRLGVGPGTSVIDVGCGAGRHTFEAFRRGAHVIGFDQNASDLNSVDEMLQAMAEAGEAPATAKGEAVKGDALDLPYDDATFDCVIASEILEHVPEDDRAISELVRVLKPGGSLAITVPRWLPEKICWLLSDEYHANEGGHIRIYKADELRDKVLAHGLELTHTHHEHALHSPYWWLKCLVGTEKNDHPAVKAYHQLLVWDMMGRPWLTRTAESVLNPLIGKSVALYFVKPDARG from the coding sequence GTGCTGACCGTCGACTTCGACCGACTCGGCGTCGGCCCCGGCACCTCGGTGATCGATGTGGGGTGTGGTGCGGGCCGGCACACGTTCGAGGCGTTCCGTCGCGGGGCCCATGTGATCGGCTTCGACCAGAACGCGTCCGACCTCAACAGCGTCGACGAGATGCTGCAGGCCATGGCGGAAGCCGGTGAGGCACCCGCCACCGCGAAGGGCGAGGCCGTCAAGGGTGACGCGCTCGACCTGCCGTACGACGACGCAACGTTCGACTGCGTGATCGCCTCGGAGATCCTCGAACACGTCCCCGAGGACGACCGGGCGATCTCCGAACTGGTCCGTGTGCTCAAACCCGGTGGCTCCCTTGCGATCACCGTGCCCCGCTGGCTGCCGGAGAAGATCTGCTGGCTGCTGTCGGACGAATACCACGCCAACGAGGGCGGTCACATCCGCATCTACAAGGCCGACGAACTGCGTGACAAGGTGCTCGCGCACGGGCTGGAACTCACGCACACACACCACGAGCACGCGTTGCATTCACCGTACTGGTGGCTCAAATGCCTTGTCGGCACCGAGAAGAACGATCATCCGGCGGTCAAGGCATACCACCAGCTGCTGGTGTGGGACATGATGGGCCGTCCGTGGCTCACCAGGACCGCCGAGTCGGTGCTCAACCCGCTGATCGGCAAGAGCGTGGCGCTGTATTTCGTCAAGCCGGACGCCCGTGGGTGA
- a CDS encoding TetR/AcrR family transcriptional regulator, producing MTKPRGRGGRERIVAAAAALFEAQGITATTMEQIAAAAPVSKRTLYAHFPTKDELVLTFLKFVHESGLTVESALYDADAPARERLLAMFTVPTRGDGPVRGCPFIAAATEFPDPDSPAHAYTRERKRAFTIRIAELLTELGADDPHGLAEQLAILTDGVASRSMVFNDTRRGDAGRAAAEALLAAAGI from the coding sequence GTGACGAAACCACGCGGTCGTGGAGGCCGGGAGCGCATCGTCGCGGCCGCCGCCGCGCTGTTCGAGGCACAGGGCATCACCGCGACCACGATGGAGCAGATCGCGGCCGCCGCCCCCGTGTCCAAACGCACGCTGTACGCGCATTTCCCGACCAAGGACGAACTCGTGTTGACATTTTTGAAGTTCGTCCACGAATCCGGGCTGACCGTGGAGAGCGCCCTGTACGACGCGGATGCGCCTGCCCGGGAACGCCTGCTGGCAATGTTCACGGTGCCGACGCGCGGCGACGGCCCGGTGCGCGGGTGCCCCTTCATCGCCGCCGCCACCGAGTTCCCCGACCCGGACAGCCCGGCGCACGCCTACACTCGGGAACGCAAGCGGGCCTTCACGATTCGAATCGCAGAGCTGCTCACCGAGCTGGGGGCCGACGATCCGCATGGCCTGGCCGAGCAGCTGGCGATCCTCACCGACGGCGTCGCGAGCCGGTCCATGGTGTTCAACGACACCCGCCGCGGCGACGCGGGACGTGCGGCCGCCGAGGCGCTGCTCGCCGCTGCCGGGATCTGA
- a CDS encoding prenyltransferase — translation MRTSDIPGVPGVLTPDQCLQTARSIAATQESSGALPWFDGGHTDPWDHVENAMALTVAGLIEPARAAFDWCRTEQRADGSWPIQLRGGVVEDANSDSNFCAYVATGVWHHVLITGDRAFAETMWPVVTRAIDFVLGLQAPGGEIYWAATPSGPVPEALLTGCASIYHSIRCGLALADHLDDPQPEWEVAVGRLGHAIADHPEAFSAKDTHAMEWYYPVLGGALRGAAAQARIEQRWDDFVVPGLGIRCVDHRPWVTGAETCELVMALDAIGETRRAHEQFAAMHHLREADGSYWTGLVFADGKRWPEERTTWTGAAMILAADALSRTTAASGIFRGEGLPRGLEGEFDCECVVTDH, via the coding sequence GTGCGAACGTCTGACATCCCAGGTGTGCCCGGCGTTCTGACGCCGGATCAATGCCTGCAGACCGCGCGGTCCATCGCGGCCACACAGGAATCCTCTGGCGCGTTGCCCTGGTTCGACGGCGGCCACACCGACCCGTGGGACCACGTCGAGAACGCGATGGCGCTCACGGTCGCCGGGCTGATCGAACCGGCGCGCGCGGCGTTCGACTGGTGCCGAACGGAGCAGCGGGCCGACGGGTCGTGGCCGATCCAGCTGCGTGGCGGTGTTGTCGAGGACGCCAACAGTGACAGCAACTTCTGCGCGTACGTCGCGACCGGGGTGTGGCACCACGTGCTCATCACGGGCGACCGCGCCTTCGCCGAGACCATGTGGCCCGTGGTTACCCGGGCCATCGACTTCGTGTTGGGGCTGCAGGCCCCTGGCGGCGAGATCTACTGGGCTGCCACGCCGTCCGGGCCGGTCCCCGAGGCCCTGCTGACCGGCTGCGCGAGCATCTACCACAGTATCCGCTGCGGCCTGGCGCTCGCGGACCATCTCGACGACCCCCAGCCCGAGTGGGAGGTCGCGGTCGGCCGCCTGGGCCACGCGATAGCCGATCATCCGGAGGCATTCTCCGCCAAGGACACCCACGCGATGGAGTGGTACTACCCGGTGCTGGGCGGCGCGCTGCGCGGCGCCGCCGCGCAGGCCCGCATCGAACAGCGCTGGGATGACTTCGTGGTGCCCGGCCTGGGGATCAGGTGCGTCGACCACCGGCCGTGGGTGACCGGGGCCGAAACCTGTGAACTGGTCATGGCGCTCGACGCGATCGGTGAAACCCGGCGTGCCCACGAACAGTTCGCGGCCATGCACCACCTGCGCGAGGCCGATGGGTCCTATTGGACCGGACTGGTTTTCGCCGACGGCAAGCGTTGGCCGGAGGAGCGCACCACGTGGACCGGTGCGGCGATGATCCTTGCGGCCGACGCGCTGTCGCGGACCACGGCCGCGAGCGGGATCTTCCGTGGCGAGGGACTTCCGCGTGGTCTGGAAGGCGAGTTCGATTGCGAGTGCGTGGTCACCGACCACTAG
- a CDS encoding MarR family winged helix-turn-helix transcriptional regulator, with protein sequence MVKTGRRVDRDLIGDLFNVVGRFRRQLRRATGGGFDATGVTQSQGELLRLVGRNPGISVRESAAELNLVPNTASTLVSRLAADGLLVKTVDESDRRVSRLRLTPEAQRIADESRAARRAALSAVLAKLDDSQIEDLAKGLDVLAELTRLLQERDS encoded by the coding sequence GTGGTGAAAACTGGGCGGCGTGTCGACCGCGATCTGATCGGCGACCTGTTCAACGTCGTCGGCCGCTTCCGCAGACAACTCCGACGCGCCACCGGCGGCGGATTCGACGCCACCGGTGTGACCCAGTCGCAAGGCGAACTGCTGCGCCTCGTCGGCCGTAACCCCGGCATCTCGGTGCGTGAATCGGCGGCCGAGCTCAACCTCGTCCCCAACACCGCATCGACTCTGGTGTCACGCCTGGCCGCCGACGGACTGCTGGTCAAGACCGTCGACGAATCGGATCGGCGGGTCAGCCGTCTGCGCCTGACCCCCGAGGCACAGCGCATCGCCGACGAATCGCGGGCCGCGCGGCGGGCCGCGCTGTCCGCCGTCCTGGCGAAGCTCGACGACTCCCAGATCGAGGACCTGGCAAAAGGTTTGGACGTCCTGGCCGAACTCACCCGGCTGCTGCAGGAGAGGGACTCATGA
- a CDS encoding DUF427 domain-containing protein translates to MAVKMGDLFAANLESLRYQPTAKRIRACLGGEPVVDTCAAVLVWEPRRIVPTYAVPRAAVSAQLVPAGGECGDDEIPGFLDPSVPFAAHTCPGTGFDVIAGGENGPAAAFTPDDPDLAEYVILDFESFEWREEDEAVVAHPHDPFHRIDIRRSRRHIRIELDGRPLAESAHPMLLFETGLPTRFYLPYDDVVTPLELSETVTYCAYKGRASYYSVPDGPSDLAWTYHEPLHDAIPVRDRICFFDERVDVIVDGERQDRPVTPWSAQPN, encoded by the coding sequence ATGGCAGTCAAGATGGGGGATTTGTTCGCCGCCAACCTCGAATCCCTGCGATATCAGCCGACTGCCAAGCGAATTCGCGCTTGCCTGGGTGGTGAACCGGTGGTCGACACCTGCGCTGCGGTCCTGGTCTGGGAGCCGCGCCGCATCGTGCCCACGTACGCGGTACCGCGTGCGGCGGTGTCGGCGCAACTTGTCCCGGCCGGCGGCGAATGCGGTGACGACGAGATTCCCGGCTTCCTCGACCCGTCCGTCCCGTTCGCCGCACACACCTGTCCCGGCACCGGGTTCGACGTCATCGCCGGCGGCGAGAACGGTCCGGCCGCGGCGTTCACGCCCGACGATCCCGATCTCGCCGAGTACGTGATCCTCGACTTCGAATCGTTCGAATGGCGCGAGGAGGACGAGGCAGTGGTCGCCCACCCCCACGACCCGTTCCACCGGATCGACATCCGGCGCAGTCGCCGGCACATCCGAATCGAGCTCGACGGCCGCCCACTCGCCGAGTCGGCGCACCCCATGCTGCTGTTCGAGACCGGCCTGCCCACACGCTTCTATCTGCCGTACGACGACGTCGTGACGCCTCTCGAGCTGAGCGAGACCGTCACCTACTGCGCCTACAAGGGACGCGCGAGTTACTACTCGGTGCCCGACGGACCGTCCGACCTCGCCTGGACGTACCACGAGCCGCTGCACGACGCGATCCCCGTCCGCGACCGGATCTGCTTCTTCGACGAACGCGTCGACGTCATCGTCGACGGCGAACGGCAGGACCGCCCGGTCACGCCGTGGAGCGCACAGCCCAATTGA
- the glgX gene encoding glycogen debranching protein GlgX, translating into MEIWRGKAYPLGATYDGSGTNFALFSEVAERVELCLFDDDGNGGVRETRITLPEVDGFVWHGFIPNIEPGQRYGYRVHGPYDPAAGHRCNPNKLVLDPYAKAIDGQFTWGQPLFSYNFGDPDSRNDEDSAPNMPKSVVINPYFDWGVDRPPSHDYADTVIYEAHVKGLTQTHPDIPDNIRGTYSAVAHPAIIEHLQTLGINAIELMPVHHFANDSTLVDKGLSNYWGYNTIGFLAPDSKYSSSPNPGGQVQEFKAMVRTLHEAGIEVILDVVYNHTAEGNHMGPTLSFRGIDNAAYYRLVDDDKRYYMDYTGTGNSLNVGHPHALQLIMDSLRYWVIEMHVDGFRFDLASTLAREFYDVDRLATFFELVQQDPVVSQVKLIAEPWDVGPGGYQVGNFPPLWTEWNGKYRDTVRDYWRGEPATLDEFASRLTGSADLYEQTGRRPFASINFVIAHDGFTLRDLVSYNEKHNEANGEDNNDGESHNRSWNCGVEGPTDDPEVNALRARQQRNFVTTLLLSQGVPMIAHGDELGRTQQGNNNVYCQDSELSWIDWDNADTELLEFTRKVSELRAAHPVFRRRRFFNGRPVRQPGEPRLPDIGWYAPDGSEMTDEDWDTGYAKSMAVYLNGQGIPDLDERGQRITDDSFYLCFNAHYEPIEFVLPPSDFAEQWVEVINTATDCNTEPIGAGSRVTVESRAMLVLQAHHD; encoded by the coding sequence TTGGAGATCTGGCGAGGCAAGGCATACCCCCTGGGCGCCACCTACGACGGTTCGGGCACCAACTTCGCGTTGTTCAGCGAGGTAGCCGAGCGGGTCGAGTTGTGCCTGTTCGACGACGACGGGAACGGCGGTGTGCGGGAAACGCGGATCACGTTGCCCGAGGTCGACGGATTCGTGTGGCACGGCTTCATCCCCAACATCGAACCGGGCCAGCGCTACGGCTACCGCGTCCACGGACCGTACGATCCCGCGGCAGGGCATCGGTGCAATCCCAACAAGCTCGTCCTGGATCCGTACGCCAAGGCGATCGACGGGCAGTTCACATGGGGCCAGCCGCTGTTCTCGTACAACTTCGGCGACCCGGACAGCCGCAACGACGAGGATTCGGCACCCAACATGCCGAAGTCGGTGGTGATCAACCCGTACTTCGACTGGGGCGTGGATCGTCCGCCGAGCCACGATTACGCCGACACCGTGATCTACGAGGCCCATGTCAAAGGCCTGACCCAGACCCATCCCGACATACCCGACAACATCCGTGGCACCTACTCCGCGGTCGCGCACCCGGCCATCATCGAGCATCTGCAGACGCTCGGGATCAACGCGATCGAGTTGATGCCGGTACACCACTTCGCCAACGACTCGACACTCGTCGACAAAGGTCTGTCGAACTACTGGGGCTACAACACCATCGGATTTTTGGCGCCGGACTCGAAATACAGCTCGAGCCCCAACCCGGGCGGTCAGGTGCAGGAATTCAAGGCGATGGTCCGTACGCTGCACGAGGCCGGCATCGAGGTGATCCTCGACGTGGTCTACAACCACACGGCCGAGGGCAACCACATGGGGCCCACACTGTCGTTCCGCGGCATCGACAATGCGGCCTACTACCGCCTCGTCGACGACGACAAGCGGTACTACATGGATTACACAGGCACCGGCAACAGCCTCAACGTCGGCCATCCCCACGCGCTTCAGCTGATCATGGATTCGTTGCGCTATTGGGTGATCGAGATGCACGTCGACGGTTTCCGGTTCGACCTCGCCTCGACGCTGGCGCGCGAGTTCTACGACGTCGATCGCCTGGCGACCTTCTTCGAACTCGTGCAACAGGATCCGGTCGTCAGCCAGGTCAAGTTGATCGCCGAGCCGTGGGACGTCGGCCCAGGCGGGTACCAGGTGGGCAACTTCCCGCCGTTGTGGACCGAGTGGAACGGCAAGTACCGTGACACCGTTCGTGACTACTGGCGCGGCGAGCCCGCGACTCTCGACGAGTTCGCGTCTCGACTCACCGGTTCGGCCGATCTGTACGAGCAGACCGGCAGGCGACCGTTCGCGTCGATCAACTTCGTCATCGCCCACGACGGCTTCACGTTGCGAGACCTCGTGTCCTACAACGAGAAACACAACGAGGCCAACGGCGAGGACAACAACGACGGCGAGAGCCACAACCGGTCGTGGAACTGCGGCGTCGAGGGGCCGACCGACGATCCGGAGGTCAACGCGCTGCGCGCCCGTCAGCAACGTAACTTCGTCACGACTCTGCTTCTGTCCCAAGGCGTTCCGATGATCGCCCACGGTGACGAACTGGGCCGCACACAGCAGGGCAACAACAACGTGTACTGCCAGGACAGCGAGCTGTCCTGGATCGACTGGGACAATGCCGACACCGAACTGCTGGAGTTCACCCGCAAGGTTTCCGAGCTGCGCGCGGCCCACCCGGTGTTCCGTCGCCGCCGCTTCTTCAACGGCAGACCCGTGCGGCAGCCCGGTGAGCCGCGTCTGCCCGACATCGGCTGGTACGCGCCGGACGGGTCGGAGATGACGGACGAGGACTGGGACACCGGCTACGCCAAGTCGATGGCGGTGTACCTGAACGGCCAGGGCATCCCGGACCTCGATGAGCGCGGGCAGCGGATCACCGACGACTCGTTCTACCTGTGTTTCAACGCGCACTACGAGCCCATCGAGTTCGTCCTGCCGCCGTCCGATTTCGCCGAGCAGTGGGTCGAGGTGATCAACACCGCGACCGACTGCAACACCGAGCCGATCGGCGCCGGCAGCCGGGTCACCGTGGAGTCGCGCGCGATGCTGGTATTGCAGGCACATCATGATTGA
- a CDS encoding glycosyltransferase family 4 protein, with amino-acid sequence MRIALLSYRSKTHCGGQGVYVRHLSSGLAELGHDVEVFSGQPYPEGLDPRVTLTKVPSLDLYREPDPFRVPHPSEIRDGIDALELLTMWSAGFPEPRTFTMRVARILAERRDEFDVVHDNQSLGTGLLKIEKLGLPVVATVHHPITRDKVVEVAAAKWWRKPLVRRWYGFAEMQKKVARRIPELLTVSTSSAADIAEDFGVAPEQLHIVPLGVNTDLFKPAEQRVSGRIIAIASADVPLKGVSHLLHAVARLRVERNLDLQLVSKLEPNGPTEKLIAELGISDIVHISSGLSDQELAGLLASAEVACIPSLYEGFSLPAVEAMASGTPIVASRAGALPEVVGTDGSCARLVRPADVDELTAVLGELLDSPLERRRLGAAGRQRALDVFSWESVAAQTVAVYERAQDRLGVKAC; translated from the coding sequence ATGCGCATCGCACTGCTTTCGTACCGCAGCAAGACCCACTGTGGCGGCCAAGGTGTCTACGTCCGTCACCTGAGCAGCGGTCTGGCCGAACTCGGCCACGACGTCGAGGTGTTCTCGGGCCAGCCCTACCCGGAGGGCCTGGATCCCCGCGTCACGCTCACCAAGGTGCCGAGCCTGGACCTGTACCGCGAGCCCGACCCGTTCCGCGTGCCGCATCCGAGCGAGATCCGCGACGGCATCGACGCGCTGGAACTGCTGACCATGTGGTCGGCGGGTTTCCCTGAGCCGCGCACGTTCACGATGCGTGTTGCACGGATCCTCGCGGAGCGTCGTGACGAGTTCGACGTGGTCCACGACAACCAGAGCCTGGGTACGGGCTTGCTGAAGATCGAGAAGCTCGGCCTGCCGGTCGTGGCGACCGTGCACCACCCGATCACGCGCGACAAGGTGGTCGAGGTCGCCGCCGCCAAGTGGTGGCGCAAACCGCTGGTGCGCCGGTGGTACGGCTTCGCCGAGATGCAGAAGAAGGTCGCCCGCCGGATTCCGGAGCTGCTCACGGTGTCGACGTCGTCGGCCGCCGACATCGCCGAGGACTTCGGCGTCGCGCCCGAGCAGCTGCACATCGTGCCGCTCGGCGTGAACACCGACCTTTTCAAGCCTGCCGAACAGCGGGTGAGCGGACGCATCATCGCGATCGCGTCGGCCGACGTGCCGCTCAAGGGGGTCAGCCACCTGCTGCACGCCGTGGCGCGGCTTCGCGTCGAACGCAACCTCGACCTGCAACTGGTGAGCAAGCTCGAACCCAACGGTCCCACCGAGAAACTCATCGCCGAGCTCGGGATCTCCGACATCGTCCACATCTCCAGCGGATTGTCCGATCAGGAGCTCGCGGGTCTGCTGGCCTCGGCCGAGGTCGCGTGTATCCCGTCGCTGTACGAGGGGTTCTCGCTGCCTGCCGTCGAGGCGATGGCCAGCGGCACCCCGATCGTCGCCAGCCGCGCAGGGGCGCTTCCCGAGGTGGTCGGCACCGACGGTTCGTGTGCGCGGCTGGTCCGCCCGGCCGACGTCGACGAGCTCACCGCGGTGCTCGGCGAACTACTGGACTCGCCGCTGGAACGTCGTCGGCTGGGCGCGGCGGGACGCCAGCGGGCGCTCGACGTCTTCAGCTGGGAATCCGTTGCCGCACAGACAGTTGCGGTGTATGAGCGAGCGCAGGACCGGTTGGGGGTCAAGGCGTGCTGA
- a CDS encoding ATP-binding cassette domain-containing protein encodes MTDHAGVAIHCEGLTLRYGQFTAVEDLTLQVRTGETLGLLGPNGAGKTTVVRVLTTLTPVQQGRVRIFGLDTRSHTMDIRHNLGYVPQQLSIEAALTGRQNVELFARLYDVPRAERAERVTAALESMQLLDVADTVAGTYSGGMVRRLELAQALVNRPLLLILDEPTVGLDPIARDSVWTQVRHMQAEFGMTVLLTTHYMGEADALCDRVALMHHGRLQAVGSPDELKAAVSREASGEAPDNAADNAADNAADNAADTSGTTLEDVFRHYAGSDLEGGADPRRAGLREVRATRRTVRRVS; translated from the coding sequence ATGACTGATCACGCCGGCGTGGCGATCCACTGCGAAGGGCTCACCCTCCGCTACGGGCAGTTCACCGCGGTCGAGGACCTGACGCTGCAGGTGCGCACCGGCGAGACCCTGGGCCTGCTCGGCCCCAACGGCGCAGGCAAGACCACCGTGGTGCGGGTGCTGACCACGCTCACGCCGGTACAGCAGGGCCGCGTGCGGATCTTCGGCCTCGATACCCGCAGCCACACCATGGACATCCGGCACAACCTCGGCTACGTACCCCAGCAGCTCTCGATCGAGGCCGCGCTGACCGGCAGGCAGAACGTCGAGCTGTTCGCGCGGCTGTACGACGTGCCGCGCGCCGAGCGGGCCGAGCGTGTGACGGCCGCGCTGGAGTCGATGCAACTGCTCGACGTCGCCGACACCGTCGCGGGCACGTACTCGGGCGGTATGGTGCGCCGCCTCGAACTGGCGCAGGCCCTGGTGAACCGGCCGCTGCTGCTGATCCTCGACGAGCCCACCGTCGGCCTCGACCCCATCGCCCGCGACAGCGTGTGGACCCAGGTTCGCCACATGCAGGCCGAGTTCGGCATGACGGTGTTGCTGACCACGCACTACATGGGAGAGGCCGATGCGCTGTGCGACCGGGTCGCACTCATGCACCACGGCCGGTTACAGGCCGTCGGCTCGCCCGACGAACTGAAAGCGGCCGTATCGAGGGAGGCGTCGGGGGAAGCTCCCGACAACGCCGCCGACAACGCCGCCGACAACGCCGCCGACAATGCCGCCGACACCTCGGGGACCACCCTCGAAGACGTGTTCCGGCACTACGCGGGATCCGATCTCGAGGGAGGCGCCGACCCGCGCCGGGCGGGTCTGCGTGAGGTCCGCGCCACCCGCAGGACGGTGCGCCGTGTCAGTTGA
- a CDS encoding nitroreductase codes for MSLPTVDLAESADRLIRGRRAIRAFRPDEVPDGTIRAVFELAGHAPSNSNTQPWHVEVVSGAARDRLADALVTAHAEGRTSVDFPYRDGLFQGALQSRRADFGARLYATLGIARDETDLLEGYNTKSLRFYGAPHVAMLFAPNNTEARIAADMGIYAQTLMLAMTAHGIASCPQALLSFYADTVRAELGVEDRKLLMGISFGYADDTAAVNSVRIPRADLSETTRFHR; via the coding sequence ATGTCGCTGCCGACCGTCGACCTGGCCGAATCCGCCGACCGGTTGATCCGTGGCCGACGCGCCATCCGCGCGTTCCGGCCCGACGAGGTACCCGACGGGACCATCCGGGCGGTGTTCGAACTGGCCGGCCACGCACCGTCGAACTCCAACACCCAGCCCTGGCACGTCGAAGTGGTCAGCGGTGCGGCACGCGACCGCCTTGCCGATGCACTGGTCACCGCGCACGCCGAGGGACGCACCTCGGTGGACTTCCCCTACCGGGACGGCCTGTTCCAGGGTGCGCTTCAGAGCCGTCGCGCCGACTTCGGCGCCCGGCTGTACGCAACCCTCGGCATCGCCCGCGACGAAACCGATCTGCTCGAGGGATACAACACCAAGAGCTTGCGGTTCTACGGCGCTCCGCACGTCGCGATGCTGTTCGCGCCGAACAACACCGAGGCGCGCATCGCCGCAGACATGGGAATCTACGCGCAGACGTTGATGCTCGCGATGACCGCGCACGGCATCGCGTCGTGCCCCCAGGCGCTGCTGAGCTTCTACGCCGACACCGTGCGCGCGGAACTCGGCGTCGAGGACCGAAAACTGCTGATGGGCATCTCCTTCGGCTACGCCGACGACACCGCGGCGGTCAACAGTGTCCGCATCCCGCGCGCCGACCTGTCGGAGACCACCCGCTTTCACCGGTGA
- a CDS encoding PPOX class F420-dependent oxidoreductase has translation MARKYATADTVNLDELLDFVRPRHRMVLTTFRADGTLQSSPVTGGVDDGGRIVIASYPQRAKSANIRRTPRASVTVLSDEFDGPYVQVDGDAEVIDLPDAVEPLVEYFRVISGEHPDWDEYRQAMVDQGKCLIRVTPTRWGPVATGGFPPE, from the coding sequence ATGGCTCGGAAGTACGCGACCGCGGACACGGTGAACCTCGACGAACTGCTCGACTTCGTCCGACCGAGACATCGCATGGTGTTGACGACCTTTCGTGCCGACGGGACATTGCAGAGTTCACCGGTGACGGGCGGGGTGGACGACGGGGGCCGCATCGTGATCGCGAGTTATCCGCAGCGCGCCAAGTCGGCGAACATCCGGCGAACCCCACGCGCGAGCGTCACGGTCCTGTCCGACGAGTTCGACGGACCGTACGTCCAGGTCGACGGGGACGCCGAGGTGATCGACCTGCCGGATGCGGTCGAACCCTTGGTCGAGTATTTCCGGGTCATCTCCGGTGAGCATCCGGACTGGGATGAGTATCGCCAGGCGATGGTCGATCAGGGCAAGTGCCTGATCCGGGTCACCCCGACGCGGTGGGGCCCGGTTGCCACGGGTGGTTTCCCGCCCGAGTGA
- a CDS encoding isochorismatase family protein: protein MRALIVVDVQNDFCEGGSLAVTGGAAVARGIAALLAGDHGYDHVVATMDFHIDPGEHFSDTPDYRVSWPRHCVADTPGAEFHPEFDPAAVEAVFRKGHYSAAYSGFEGTEESGTTLADWLRDRDVDAVDVVGIATDYCVAATAADAAEAGFATRVLTHLTAGVAPESTTAAIDQMRSAGVTIG from the coding sequence ATGCGAGCACTGATTGTCGTCGACGTCCAGAACGATTTCTGCGAGGGCGGCTCGTTGGCGGTGACCGGTGGTGCGGCGGTCGCCCGTGGGATCGCCGCACTGCTGGCCGGTGATCATGGTTACGACCACGTCGTCGCCACAATGGATTTCCACATCGACCCGGGCGAGCACTTCTCGGACACGCCCGACTACCGCGTGTCGTGGCCACGTCACTGCGTGGCCGACACCCCCGGTGCCGAGTTCCATCCGGAGTTCGACCCCGCCGCGGTGGAGGCGGTGTTCCGCAAGGGTCACTACTCGGCCGCCTACAGCGGTTTCGAGGGCACCGAGGAATCCGGGACGACGCTGGCCGACTGGTTGCGCGACCGCGACGTCGACGCGGTCGACGTCGTTGGCATCGCCACCGACTACTGCGTGGCCGCCACGGCCGCCGATGCCGCCGAAGCGGGGTTCGCCACGCGGGTCCTCACCCACCTCACGGCCGGGGTCGCGCCCGAGAGCACCACGGCCGCGATCGACCAAATGCGTTCTGCCGGTGTGACGATCGGGTGA
- a CDS encoding ABC transporter permease, producing MGAFALVELQKLRHDRTELFTRMVQPALWLLIFGQTFSRLHLVDTGGVPYLAFLAPGIIAQSALFISIFYGIQIIWDRDAGILAKLMVTPAPASALVSGKAFAAGVRSVVQVLGVVALAYLMGISLTLNPLRILAAMGVVVLGAAFFACLSMTLAGLVRKRDRLMGIGQAITMPLFFASNALYPVDVMPVWLRWLSAVNPLSYEVNALRGLLIGTPTNWVLDITVLVAAAVLGVAAASALLRRLVR from the coding sequence ATGGGCGCGTTCGCGCTCGTCGAACTCCAGAAGCTGCGCCACGATCGCACCGAACTCTTCACCCGCATGGTCCAACCCGCGCTGTGGTTGTTGATCTTCGGCCAGACGTTCAGCCGCCTCCATCTCGTCGACACCGGCGGCGTGCCGTACCTGGCGTTTCTCGCGCCCGGCATCATCGCGCAATCGGCACTGTTCATCTCGATCTTCTACGGCATCCAGATCATCTGGGACCGCGACGCGGGCATCCTGGCCAAGCTCATGGTCACTCCGGCGCCCGCGTCGGCACTGGTCAGCGGCAAGGCGTTCGCTGCCGGCGTCCGGTCGGTGGTGCAGGTGCTCGGGGTGGTGGCGCTGGCGTACCTGATGGGTATCTCGCTGACCCTCAACCCGCTGCGCATCCTGGCCGCCATGGGCGTGGTCGTGCTGGGCGCCGCGTTCTTCGCATGCCTGTCGATGACCCTGGCCGGGCTCGTGCGCAAGCGCGACCGGCTCATGGGTATCGGGCAGGCCATCACGATGCCGCTGTTCTTCGCGTCGAACGCGCTGTACCCGGTCGACGTCATGCCGGTCTGGCTGCGTTGGCTGTCGGCGGTGAACCCGTTGAGCTACGAGGTCAACGCCCTGCGCGGGCTGTTGATCGGAACGCCGACGAACTGGGTACTCGACATCACCGTGCTGGTCGCCGCGGCCGTGCTCGGGGTCGCGGCCGCCTCGGCACTGTTGCGCCGCCTGGTCCGATAA